ATAATTGCAGATCCTCTTTTTTATGATGAAAACGTTCAATCGAGTTTAAAACTCTTCATCTTTATTATGATCATTTTGTATGGTCACCGCTAACTGAATAAAAAGTATGGGGAACGTTTCTACTAGGATTAGATGCCGGTCGTATAGCGCTCTACAGTAtagcaaaccaaaacaaataaaaaacgataATGATATGAGACACAGGTACGGATTACAAGGATATTATGGAACACATCAACCGTAAAAATTATATTGCAAAACGCCACGTGATTCATGAAACCATTTCGACTCCAGAGTCGAAAAACCGGATTTGACTAAAAAGAGTCGTTCAAAGTTCCGGAGAGAAGTCAAAGTCGACTGCGGACTAACCTGGATTCCAGGCACTACTTCGACGCCTAgggaaaaataaggatttaaaaaaaaatctttcgtaATATTTTGGTTGAGGTAACTAAATGTCTTTTCAAAGCATGATATTATAGTCGTTaaaccaagaaaaagaagacTTCAAAGAATCAACAATTTAGTCAACTGAACGTGTGAATATTCGATTTTTACCTTCAACTTTGTTTATAAACATACACAAATTAAACCAACATATAACAAATCATCAAATGCTTGTTcctcaaatttatttatctatGTCACAATCAATTTATACATGGAATGATTATGTCAACTTTACACCTCAGTTGAGGATGCAATAAATCACGCTGaataaaaacttaaacaaaaatgtaaataaacatttgcaaGACATGTGTATTGCTCGAATAAATAATTATCTATACTGAAACTAAACAATGAAATCGGTACCGAAGTTAAGTAAGTTAATCgcagttatttaattttatttaaaaaaaaacaatattcctATCATCTATAGCACAAACAAACGTATTCGTGCCATTGTCTTTGGTCAAGTTATAACAGACACTTCTTCCATGTTATCTGCTTATAATACTTCTCACATTAAACGGAATTATTTTATGGctaacaaataatttaattattataataaataataattattgctCTATTACCGAGCGAGCGTCGactaaaatcaaattattgtTGAGAAGGAGGAATTATGCGGATAAGAGTTATGAGTATTCTCAGACCTCATATAAACTTCGTTGAAAAAGCTACACAACACAGCTGTTGTTTTCTGTTAACTAAGCCAGTCTACCCGTCCAATGGTGGGCCTAAGTATACCATCGAAATTTCCGTGTTTCCATACACTGCGGCCACAGTTGGATAGTACATTTTATCAGGTAAATCTGTTACGTTGAGTTAAAGACTTAGGTTATTACACATTTCTTCACAGTGAGATATGTAGGACAATTACCTGTAAAAGCTACTCCCAGAAACTCATAATTCTTTTCAAACGACAGAGTATTATCATCGCAGTCTAATATAACTCGTATTCTTTCTCCTACCTGttaaaggttgttttttttaaacaataattattaACGTTGTCATAACAATTTCTATCACACTGTACATACCTTATACTTTGGGGCGTTATTTAGCAGAGGATATATTCCATGGGCATCTCCATTATGAAGTAAGAGGTTATCTACCAGATTCCAACCCCAGCTTTGATCATCGGCACCTGCTCATAAGGAAATCAGTAagattattttatgttatgttaTATATGATATGTTATATTTTCTTACCAAGCAGGGCATAATATCCATGGCATTGGATTGCTGCGTCCTTAGTAGCAATTCCAACGACAGCAACTGTTCCAAGGGGACCTTCCCATCGTACTTCCCAGGCATGTCTACCGTGTTTGAAACCAATTTTTCCTCTGGATCCATCGGTGCTCTGTGCCACAGGATTCCTGAACAATTATTTGCGAGGAAAAATAGTTTATCATTcttcgaaaatgaaaattacacCGTCCACTTATCTGATTATTCGCTAACCATACCTGTGAAGAGTGAATCCGTTTGGTTTGATATACACATGACGACTACAATCGAAAGGATTCCATGCATGGAAAAACGCCCGCAACTTTGCTTTGTACGATGGCACTACCGACAGAAGGTCATTTTTGAACGCCTCCGTCGGAACTTTTTGTAGACATTGCGCTCGCCAAACCTCATTGTTTTCATCACACAAAAACCGGTACCAATTTTTGCAAACCAAAGCACAGTTTCGTAAATCCTGCAGTTTCAGGTAGGAGAATATTAGCTCCAGCACATTATCCGGAATATTAGGAGCATATTCGACTAGATCCTCATCCATCGCATTCGTCTAGAATAATGGATGTACAACTAGTGCACTCCAGATTTGCGGAAACAACTATTTTTTAGTAAAGAGCGCCACAATAAACAGTACTTGTaaaacaataagaaaaaatcgGTAACACCGTTTATCGAGACATCcgggagtatttttttctatcttgGCTTGTTTTGACATCGAAAATTATCTACCAAATGTCAGGCGTACACAAAGGTTGTTGCTTAGGTCAAACGTATAGAATTTTGTAAAAAGTACCCAGTaggcaaaaatattttccagaaCAGAAGCGCGATGAAATTCGATGCATTTAGGCTGGTGTCATTGCTCGGTCGTATACGACTAGTTGCAAGGCAAatgtatgggatttgacagaTAAGGTTGCACGACcaatttggtcgtacgaccaaatcaaatgattttgatttggttgCACGGCCGCATGCAACAAGTTGAACTCGCTTGTATAAACGCGAAATAGGTGTTATTTTCTCGGCGTTcatgtaaacaaattgttttaactgccaattcaaaaaaaaatcgtacgaccaaatcgTACGAGCAATGACACCCCTTGcaatttggtcgtacgataAAATCGTATACGACCGAGCAATGACACCAGCCTTAACCGTAATGTCCAAAGTGGGTAAAGAGATTAGGTGGGCTTATAGCTTTGACGCGGTAgcaaagtctgtagagtaatgaggtctcgtaatagaggggttttggcagctcttggaataacaatgaaaaataaaactgacaGATAGGTGTCCGAAGCTCCTACACGATGTTGCGTAGTTGTATGTGTACGATTGTTTTGGaggctgcttcagctgctcgtgtaaacatgattttgtttcaagatATCCTACGATTAATTgttgtacattttattttaaaacgataTCTTTTAATAGTGTAATTATCGTGTAATACAATgcgcaatggaaatttatggaatAGTGCATATATTCCCCACATTTTAACGTTGTAAAGACTGTCGCCAAAACTACGAGCGCTGAAATTTGCTCAATAAACAGTTCACCAATGCATAGCCAAAGACGTctaactgtcaaaatgaaaatccaagatGGCAATGTCAACAAAGCCTATTCCgagacctcattactctacagactttgggcttatccctaacgatttgacagctgcgctgtagaa
The DNA window shown above is from Anopheles funestus chromosome 3RL, idAnoFuneDA-416_04, whole genome shotgun sequence and carries:
- the LOC125768109 gene encoding F-box/SPRY domain-containing protein 1, yielding MDEDLVEYAPNIPDNVLELIFSYLKLQDLRNCALVCKNWYRFLCDENNEVWRAQCLQKVPTEAFKNDLLSVVPSYKAKLRAFFHAWNPFDCSRHVYIKPNGFTLHRNPVAQSTDGSRGKIGFKHGRHAWEVRWEGPLGTVAVVGIATKDAAIQCHGYYALLGADDQSWGWNLVDNLLLHNGDAHGIYPLLNNAPKYKVGERIRVILDCDDNTLSFEKNYEFLGVAFTDLPDKMYYPTVAAVYGNTEISMVYLGPPLDG